In the genome of bacterium, one region contains:
- a CDS encoding aminotransferase class I/II-fold pyridoxal phosphate-dependent enzyme produces MQVISNRFKNNSPNLYRIGMTKKPIEPENIIKAHEFNFNKNSISFYGYTVEPSRRLNKSNYAIAEYINEINKARTLYGDQAMIELAMGNPDIIPPQGATDALRKSSHDLWSHRYNYPKGEGSFREGVASWLKKRFDLEINPNTEVMLTSGNSNGISTILSAYTERGDKILVPNPGYALYDDLVARHDLKKVSMNLDPKNGYLPDFDKIKKADIKGVKCMIINYPHNPTGSFASLEFYEKAVKFAKDNNIFIIHDFDNSEITHHGDKPIGILQAEGAKDVAFEVHTLSKAHNMPGLRVGFVVSNKEFIDNTYKAKLLSNNSVYTAIQAAATAALEDKEGYIEKVNQEHRNRKNIAIERLKKLGSDAQPTKGTYYLWVKVPGGFSSDEFYKYVLHKAHVAITPGTVFGEKGEGFVRFVMSANTEDINKAFDNIEKAGIRFDKKKKDLPKEEQEEIQKIAKGDINIIPKAVRDLENYKEILFEKHETLKERLNGKSANLQRFLPDKNSIESLPVNILKPLQKVYLHDSSSVKPCLGEIREISPYSNPSYYENIKDCIKNTWIPYAKKHNPNAEILEAYKNGKFYEDATYVTVWANGELQAIGNVEAQNDGCLWGRGLNTAPWNQGETPKIKGAGTAILMRRLALCLETGNSAFKIATKNKQLIDYYQRLGMQKNEIKSFSGVDYQVLSIDKEGMKKALKTYQKYLSY; encoded by the coding sequence GTGCAAGTAATTAGTAATCGATTTAAAAATAACAGTCCAAATCTATATAGAATCGGGATGACAAAAAAACCGATTGAACCTGAAAATATTATTAAAGCTCATGAGTTTAATTTTAATAAAAATTCAATTTCGTTTTACGGATATACCGTTGAACCTTCTCGTCGACTGAATAAATCAAATTACGCAATAGCTGAGTATATAAACGAAATTAATAAGGCGCGGACTTTATATGGAGATCAGGCAATGATTGAGCTTGCAATGGGCAATCCTGATATAATTCCGCCTCAAGGTGCAACGGATGCACTGAGAAAATCATCCCATGACCTATGGAGTCACAGATATAATTATCCAAAAGGAGAAGGCTCTTTCAGGGAAGGTGTTGCTTCGTGGTTAAAGAAACGATTTGACCTTGAAATAAATCCGAATACAGAAGTGATGCTTACTTCCGGCAATTCAAACGGCATTTCTACTATTCTTTCGGCTTATACCGAAAGAGGGGATAAGATTTTAGTACCTAACCCGGGTTATGCCTTGTATGATGATCTTGTAGCCAGACACGATCTTAAAAAAGTATCAATGAATTTAGACCCTAAAAATGGTTATCTCCCTGATTTTGATAAAATCAAGAAAGCAGATATTAAGGGTGTAAAGTGTATGATTATTAATTATCCGCATAATCCTACTGGAAGTTTTGCTTCTCTTGAATTTTATGAAAAAGCCGTAAAATTTGCCAAAGATAATAATATATTTATAATTCATGATTTTGATAATAGCGAAATCACTCATCATGGAGATAAACCGATTGGTATACTTCAGGCAGAAGGAGCAAAAGACGTAGCTTTCGAGGTGCATACTTTGAGCAAAGCTCATAATATGCCCGGTTTGAGAGTTGGTTTTGTTGTCAGCAACAAAGAATTTATTGATAATACCTATAAAGCAAAATTGCTTTCAAATAACAGCGTTTATACGGCTATTCAAGCCGCTGCAACCGCTGCTTTGGAAGATAAAGAAGGCTATATTGAAAAAGTTAATCAGGAACACAGAAACAGGAAAAATATAGCAATAGAACGGCTTAAAAAACTTGGCAGCGATGCACAACCCACGAAAGGAACTTATTATTTATGGGTAAAAGTGCCGGGAGGCTTTTCGTCAGATGAATTTTACAAATATGTTCTGCATAAAGCTCATGTTGCGATTACTCCGGGAACTGTTTTTGGTGAAAAAGGCGAAGGGTTTGTAAGGTTTGTTATGTCAGCAAATACCGAGGATATTAACAAAGCTTTTGATAATATTGAAAAAGCCGGAATCAGGTTTGATAAAAAGAAAAAAGATTTGCCAAAAGAAGAGCAGGAAGAAATTCAAAAAATTGCAAAAGGAGATATAAATATAATTCCAAAAGCGGTAAGAGATCTTGAAAATTATAAAGAAATACTATTTGAAAAACATGAAACGCTTAAAGAGAGATTGAACGGCAAGTCTGCTAATTTGCAAAGATTTTTGCCTGATAAAAATAGTATTGAAAGTCTTCCTGTTAATATACTTAAACCATTGCAAAAAGTGTATTTGCACGATTCAAGCTCTGTTAAGCCTTGTTTAGGTGAAATTAGGGAAATATCTCCATACAGCAATCCAAGCTATTATGAAAATATAAAAGATTGCATTAAAAATACATGGATTCCGTATGCTAAAAAACATAACCCGAATGCAGAAATATTAGAGGCATACAAAAATGGAAAATTTTATGAGGATGCAACTTATGTAACTGTATGGGCTAATGGAGAACTTCAAGCTATAGGTAACGTTGAGGCTCAAAACGATGGCTGTTTATGGGGCAGGGGTCTAAATACAGCTCCCTGGAATCAAGGAGAGACACCTAAAATTAAAGGCGCAGGCACGGCTATCTTAATGAGGCGGTTAGCCCTTTGCCTTGAAACAGGGAATTCTGCGTTTAAAATAGCGACAAAGAATAAACAGCTTATAGACTATTATCAGAGATTGGGTATGCAAAAAAATGAGATTAAAAGTTTTTCCGGCGTAGATTATCAGGTTTTAAGCATTGATAAAGAAGGAATGAAAAAAGCCTTGAAAACATATCAGAAATACCTGAGTTATTAA